The genomic region TCCAAAGATAAATTTTAATACCCGTGATGTAATCTTGTTGATGCTGGAAACCAAGCCTACAGGCGGATTCGGAATTGACAATTTCGAAATTTATGAAAATGATAATCAGATTGGAGTCAGGTATTCAGAAGTTCATCCGGGGGATGGGTGCGGTACCATCCAGGCACTTACACGTCCTTATAAAATTGTATCTATTCCTAAAACAGAGAAGGATATCCTGTTCCAGAAAGAGGAAACTGTTATAAATGACTGCAATGATTAATTACGGGTGTTTGATTATTCTTTCTATAGGAAGCATTTTTCGGTAAAGCTTATCTGAATTAGATCATGACTCAGATGAGTTTTTTAAAAGAGGTACATTCATTAATTCGGTCTTAAAATAATTGAGGAGGGTGTATGAAGGAATCAAAGTGTGCATTTCTATTGGCTGTGCTTGCAATGGCAGCGATTTTATTTAATACAACTGTTTATGCTCAGAATGTATCTGATCAACCGGTCAAATATAGAATAGTCACCACAGATGGGAATACCTTTATTGGCACTTTGGTTTCTGAGAATGATGATGAGGTGGTTATTCAGACTGAGAAGCTGGGAAGGATTACCATTAGCAGAGCAGATATTAAGTCTATGGAAGAAATTAATCCGGCTGATTTAAGGAATGGAGAGTATTGGCATGAAAACCCAAACAGTACGCGATATTTGTTTGCTACAAATGCTCTTGGTCTTAGAAAGGGAGAAGGTTACTACCAGAACACCTGGGTCTTTTTCAATAATGTGAATTATGGGGTTAGCAACAATGTTTCTTTAGGGGGAGGTTTGATTCCAACTTTTCTTTTTGGAGACAATTATATCCCGATATGGTTTATGCCTAAGGTATCAATTCCGATTTCAAGTGAATCTTTTCATATAGCTGCAGGCGGCCTTTTTGGAGGAATAGTTGGGGAGGATAATGCCGGTTTTGGCCTTGCTTATAGTGTAGCAACAATAGGTAATCGAGATAATAATTTATCATTTGGTCTGGGCTATGGATATGCTGACGGTAATTGGGCGGATATCCCTTTGCTCAACCTGAGTGGAATGTACAGAATGAGTAAGAATACCTATCTGATAACTGAAAATTATTTTGTAACTGCGGATGGCAGAAGTGCCGGATTGTTATCTGTGGCTTTTCGGTGGGCGCCTGAGAATTTTGCCGTAGACTTTGGGCTTATCCGTCCTACTGATATTGGTGGGGATTATATAGGAGTTCCGTGGTTGGGAATCGCCATACCTATTGGTCGATAAAGTTGCCAATTTATTGCGATCTTAAGGCAAAACGAATTCAATATCATCAGAGATGGCTTTAAAGGTGCTAGTTATTGGTAAGGTTTGGCCGGAACCAGATTCTTCTGCAGCAGGATCCAGAATGATTCAGTTGATCGATGTTCTAGGGGCCGAACATTGGGATATTACTTTTGCTTCAGCAGCTTCACCAAGTTCTTATTCAGTAGATTTGGATGAACTTGGAGTGGCATCAACATCACTAAAACTTAACGATTCCTCTTTTAATACATTTGTTACGGATTTGGCTCCGGACCTGATCATCTTTGATCGGTTCATGACCGAAGAACAATTTGGATGGCGTGTTGCTGAACATTGCCCGGATGCTTTGAGGATATTAGATACGGAAGATCTGCACTGCCTCAGGCATGCAAGGCATCAAGCCTGGAAGGGCGGGCGGGAGTTTAGTGAGGCTGATGTATTGAATGACCACGCTAAAAGAGAAATAGCAAGTATTCTTCGATGTGACCTTTCTTTGATGATCTCCGGCTACGAAATGGATATTCTGAAACGCATCTTTAAAGTTAATGAGAGCTTACTCTTACACCTTCCATTTTTACTTGATAAGCTATCAAAAAAACAATTAAATTATTGGACTCCATGGGGTAATCGCAATCACTTTATATCTATTGGGAACTTCCTGCACGAGCCAAACTGGAACGCGGTTTTATATTTAAAGGAAGAAATATGGCCGCTGATTCGTCAGCAATTACCCGAAGCTGAGTTGCATATTTACGGAGCATATCCCTCGCAAAAAGTAGAACAACTGCACAACCAAAATGAAGGATTTATGATAAAGGGGAGAGCCGGTGACGCCAAAGAAGTGGTTGGAAGTGCGCGGGTATTATTAGCTCCATTGCGTTTTGGTGCCGGACTAAAAGGCAAACTTGTCGAAGCCATGCAATGCGGAACCCCAAGTGTAACCACGGAAATCGGAGCGGAGTCTATGCACAGAGACTTGCCCTGGCCGGGATTCATAGAGAATAACTCAAATTCTTTTGCTGAAAAAGCGGTAGCATTATACGAGGATGAAAAGAAATGGAAGGAAGCTCAGGAAGCCGGAATTCCAATCATCAATCAAGTATATCCAAAAAGGGAATTGGGAGAGAAGTTGATTCGTAAAATAGATCAATTACGAAACACGCTGAAAACCCATAGAAAACAGAATTTTATCGGGGAGATCTTGCAGCATCACACCGCTGCAAGTACAAAGTATATGAGCAAATGGATAGAGGCGAAGAACGATCGCTGATCGCGCTGATTTCACTGATGTTTTGATTTTATCAGCGAAATCTGTGATCAGTAGAGCTCATATTCCAACAACCGGGCATCAATGGTAGAATTATAGAATTCGATACGTTGATTTGTTCTTAACCCGATTTTCTTGGCAAGATCAAAATTCCCTGTGAACACATAGCCCCAGTAGCCGGTCGCTTCTTGTTTGAAGAAATCGCCAATTCCTTCGTAGGTAGGCTCCAGGTCTTTTTCATTCCCAATGCGGTCTCCGTAAGGAGGGTTCAGCATAATCACCCCGGTTTTATCTGAAGGGATTTCAGTTTCTTTAAAATCACATTTCTTGATTTCAATCAAATGATCCACTCCGGCCGTACGGGCATTTTTCCGGGTAGCATTTACCGCTCGCACATCATGGTCGGTTGCAATGATTCTTCCTTCAAAATCTTTCTCAGACTTATTCTTCAAATCTGTACGTAAATCGTTCCAGCGCTCTTCATCAAAGCCAAGTATATGCTTGATGCCGTAGTTGGGACGAAGCAAGCCCGGGGCTTTATTAAGGGCCTGTAGCGCAGCTTCAATGGCAATGGTTCCGCTGCCGCACATAGGATTGATAAAATGTTGTCCGGGTTTCCATTTGCTTGCTAATATCAGCGAAGCAGCCAGAGTTTCTTGCATGGGAGCAACACTGGTTTCTGTTCTATAACCACGTCGCGAGATAGATTCGCCGGAAGTATCCAAATAGATTTGGGCTCGGTCATTTTTCCAAAAAATGAAGACTACGGTTTTGTTCAAATTCGACCCGGAATCCGGACGGGTGCCCGTTTTTTGGCGAATGCGATCTACAATGGCATCTTTGGCTTTAAGGTTCGCAAATTGTGTATTTGTAACACTCCGGGTTTTGATGAAGGAGGTAACGCTTACATATCCGTGTTTGTCGATATAGTCTTCCCATGGAATTTTTATCAGCTCATTGTATAGCTCTTCACCGTTTTTTGGCCTGCAGTCTTTAAGCATAAAATGCACACGATGAGCAGTTCTTAAACTCAGATTTAGCATCATACAGTCATTCAACGTGCCTTTGGTTTCAATCCCTGCCAGCCGTTCTTTGATAATAGGAAATCCAAGATCCGATAATTCTTGCCTTAAAAGGGGAGTGATTCGCTTGGGACAGGTAATAGAAATAGTGCTTGTTTGGGTAAAATCAGCCATGAGTGGATTTTGTATTCAAAATAAAAAGATATAAAAAATGGAGTCCTCCTTGCGAAGAACTCCACGGTTAAATTCGATAGAAGTCGGAAATCAGTTTACGATTTCAACTAATTCGATATCAAAGGTCAGGTCTTTGCCTGCAAGTGGATGG from Gracilimonas sp. harbors:
- a CDS encoding class I SAM-dependent RNA methyltransferase, producing the protein MADFTQTSTISITCPKRITPLLRQELSDLGFPIIKERLAGIETKGTLNDCMMLNLSLRTAHRVHFMLKDCRPKNGEELYNELIKIPWEDYIDKHGYVSVTSFIKTRSVTNTQFANLKAKDAIVDRIRQKTGTRPDSGSNLNKTVVFIFWKNDRAQIYLDTSGESISRRGYRTETSVAPMQETLAASLILASKWKPGQHFINPMCGSGTIAIEAALQALNKAPGLLRPNYGIKHILGFDEERWNDLRTDLKNKSEKDFEGRIIATDHDVRAVNATRKNARTAGVDHLIEIKKCDFKETEIPSDKTGVIMLNPPYGDRIGNEKDLEPTYEGIGDFFKQEATGYWGYVFTGNFDLAKKIGLRTNQRIEFYNSTIDARLLEYELY
- a CDS encoding glycosyltransferase family 4 protein, translating into MIQLIDVLGAEHWDITFASAASPSSYSVDLDELGVASTSLKLNDSSFNTFVTDLAPDLIIFDRFMTEEQFGWRVAEHCPDALRILDTEDLHCLRHARHQAWKGGREFSEADVLNDHAKREIASILRCDLSLMISGYEMDILKRIFKVNESLLLHLPFLLDKLSKKQLNYWTPWGNRNHFISIGNFLHEPNWNAVLYLKEEIWPLIRQQLPEAELHIYGAYPSQKVEQLHNQNEGFMIKGRAGDAKEVVGSARVLLAPLRFGAGLKGKLVEAMQCGTPSVTTEIGAESMHRDLPWPGFIENNSNSFAEKAVALYEDEKKWKEAQEAGIPIINQVYPKRELGEKLIRKIDQLRNTLKTHRKQNFIGEILQHHTAASTKYMSKWIEAKNDR
- a CDS encoding protease complex subunit PrcB family protein gives rise to the protein MRTLVLILLMTATVGMACSQVPGFNGYLMEEMEEIESGYFSNYPESGEIQKKIENQLVFEEEWKLVHEGMSPIPEVPKINFNTRDVILLMLETKPTGGFGIDNFEIYENDNQIGVRYSEVHPGDGCGTIQALTRPYKIVSIPKTEKDILFQKEETVINDCND